The proteins below are encoded in one region of Cololabis saira isolate AMF1-May2022 chromosome 21, fColSai1.1, whole genome shotgun sequence:
- the LOC133421874 gene encoding beta-galactoside-binding lectin-like gives MAGMIVNQMSFKAGKILTLNGVIPSGAKNFCVNIGINEENVALHINPRLNSHGETNKLVLNSKCGGKWQAELREGGFPFYQGQAFKIIIIFTPAGFVVVLSDGSTIRFPNRLGALKYNFFSFVGDVRIKSFEIV, from the exons GGTATGATTGTGAATCAAATGTCCTTCAAAGCTGGAAAAATTCTAACTCTCAATGGAGTAATCCCATCAGGTGCAAAAAA TTTCTGTGTGAATATCGGCATCAACGAGGAGAACGTTGCGTTGCACATCAACCCTCGTCTGAATTCCCACGGAGAAACAAATAAACTGGTTTTGAATTCAAAGTGTGGAGGAAAGTGGCAAGCAGAGCTCCGTGAAGGAGGTTTTCCTTTCTACCAGGGACAGGCTTTCAAG ATCATCATCATATTCACCCCGGCAGGGTTTGTGGTGGTATTGTCTGATGGCTCCACAATTCGCTTCCCTAACCGTCTCGGTGCACTGAAATACAACTTCTTCAGCTTTGTTGGGGATGTCCGCATCAAGAGCTTTGAGATCgtgtaa
- the lgals2a gene encoding lectin, galactoside-binding, soluble, 2a, translating to MAKGMIINNMSFKVGQTMTIVGVAKPDATNFEVNIGPNEVDITMHINPRFNAHGDENAIVCNSFEGGSWCEEHREGGFPFQQGEEFTILIEFTPPEFVVTLSDGSAIHFPNRMGAEKYSFFRFDGEARIRSVEIK from the exons ATGGCAAAA GGAATGATCATAAACAACATGTCCTTCAAGGTTGGACAAACCATGACTATTGTTGGAGTGGCTAAACCTGACGCTACAAA TTTTGAGGTGAATATTGGCCCCAATGAGGTGGATATCACGATGCACATCAACCCTCGTTTTAATGCCCACGGAGACGAGAATGCGATTGTCTGCAACTCATTCGAGGGCGGTAGTTGGTGTGAGGAGCACCGAGAGGGAGGATTTCCCTTCCAACAAGGAGAGGAGTTCACG ATCCTCATCGAATTCACACCGCCGGAGTTCGTAGTGACTTTGTCCGACGGCTCTGCAATCCACTTCCCCAACCGAATGGGTGCAGAGAAATACTCCTTCTTCAGATTTGATGGGGAGGCTCGCATCAGGAGCGTCGAGATCAAATAA